The Salvia miltiorrhiza cultivar Shanhuang (shh) chromosome 2, IMPLAD_Smil_shh, whole genome shotgun sequence DNA window GCCCAAGAAGCCCAAGCTAATACTCTGTAATTGTGTCGTGTGTTTCTAAATCTTAACGTTGTATAGGTATAATTTCAAGTGAGTGGCCAACATGAGAATTTTGGGCATAATAGTTAAATcatttgatttgattatattttaatttatatgctGAAAGGAAGGATTGGGTTGAGTGCTCTAGTGCACGTGACAATAGGGGCATTATTATTTTTGACCTATAACTGAGTGACTATTCAAGTTTGATATGATTTGAGTCTAGATCagattatctatttattttaactaaattatttttttgtttcagtttagttttttttttaaattattattttttccacAAGAGTAATAATTAAGTGGTAGTAAGCAAAATCCAAAGGAAACTATTGTTAGTGACATCATGACTAGTTATACTTAATTCACTGTCGATTCAATCCTAAACTTGTTACACTTAGACAAAATGGCTTATTTAAATGAGATGGAGAGagtaatttttttcaataaaaattggaATGAAATACATCCCATCAATTTAATGgcaaaaaatgcaaaaatttaTTCTTCACTAGTTATACTACTATGAGTCTATGAACCCACATCCAAGTTCGAAATCAATTCTTGAAATAACATTCAACGTATTTTCATAACATGTCTTATAAATGATACtttcattttgtatttttatttttatttagggGAATGATACTTTCATTTTGTAATTGAGTACAATATGTTTATAAATCCCCGTAATATAATATTGTGATGCGACGTTGTTGATAACTAATAGGAGATcaaatacattttattttataataaaagatCCGATCGCAAATCCGAGAAACACTTTCTAATTTTGGATCCTTGATTCTAGGACAACCTCCATCGACAAACATCCTTGAACAAAAATTATGTGTATTTCCTCCACAAACGTTAAACTTGTATCCTATTCCATTGACTTTTTCCTCAAATATTTTCTAACATCGAATTATTCCCATCAAGAATCTCCATTATTCTTGCAACTcacatattaattaatttgtattttgatGCCATATTTCTTGTTTTTCCACAAACATCTTGATCATCAATTTCATCAACCTGGTGTTGATCCCAGGTTTGATAATGTTGGCATCCTTCCCCCGACACGATGATGGGGCGAATGAGGAATTGAGGGTATAAGATCCTTGATTGGATTGGGATGGCATACAACGTGGGGCGGACCCAATCGTTGGGCGCCTACTCGCCCGAGCAGAAGGCCGCACAGACAACAGTGACGAGCATTTACCAGACACACATTGCCGGCTATTGGCGCAACGTGACGGTGACGTGGAGCAAGAACCTCATGAATTACTCATTAAGCATCGCCGTGGACAGCGTCGaccaaaacgacgtcatttacACCTGCAAGATCGACCTAAAACCTTGGCACTTTTGGGCCAAAAAGGGGTACAAGTGTCTGGAGGTGGACGGTACCCAGCTGGAGGCCTATTGGGACCTCAAATCGGCTAAATTTTCGGCCGGCCCCGAACCCATCTCCGATTATTATGTCGCCCTTGTCGCACACAACGAGGTTGTCCTCTTACTAGGGGACAACAAAAAAAAGGCGTATAAGCGAACCAAAGCCAGACCGGCCCTGGTCGAACCGGTCATTTTCTACAAGAAGGAAAACGTGTTCGGGAAGAAGTCGTTCTCGACGCGAGCTCGATTCGATCAAAGAAAGCGCGACCACGACATCGTGGTGGAGAGCTCCACGTCGGGGGAGAAGGATCCGGAGATGTGGATAAGCATCGATGGGATCATCTTGATCCACATTCAGAATTTGCAATGGAAATTCAGGGGGAACCAAACGGTTCTTGTGAATAAACAGCCCGTGGAGGTGTTCTGGGACGTGCACGCCTGGCTCTTCTGCGCGCCCGGGACCCACCACGGGCTGTTTATATTCAAGTCCACCGACTTCGACGACGAAAACGAGTCGAGCTTGAGCGAGAGCCGCTGCGACGAGAGCGAGTGTAGTGGCAACAGCAGGTATTTCTCGGTGGACGGCTACTCAAAGGGCGTCGAGTTTTGTCTCTTCCTGTATGCTTGGAAGGTTGAGTGAGGGTTTCTCTTTTTCGATCGACTTCATGTATTGTTTCCAGTAGAGCTTCAAAACAAACATTTTTTTGTGGATCAATCAACTTGAGCATTTTTCTGTGCTTCATGGCTTTTACCAACTATATCCTACGTCGAATTCAACATTTCATAACATgtctatttaattaatacacttcCATCCCAAACCCCATTACGCCATTACGAAACATAAACACAATGCAAAAATCTCAATGAATAGATTAAATCATTAAACTAGATCTTAAATACATTATCAAATAATATATTAGctaattacaaaaatatcataaataaatatagatGTATAATAGTATTTAGTATATTAATGAAAATCGTGTAGAAGTTCCTCTATTTTTCTTtgagaaaaaaatagaaattccTCTATTTGATTGACCCACCATTTATTTAACAAATTTATTCATAAACATgtgatatattaaaattttgcaGGACCAATTACAAATGCAATATTCTAGTAGGTTGAGGCTTATAATCTATCACTTTGAGTATAAATTTggactatttatttttattttttaaattaaaatgtaattatttttgttgctctattattcaaattttataatgACATAATATATGTagttgaaaagaattaatttcaTGATATAGATTTTATTCTATTTCAAGTAAATAAGGTCATGAagtattactattatatttaactactccctccattccacgaatcttgacacgtatttttgagtcgtcccacgaatcttgacacgtttataaatatagtaataattattacattctatctcctactttatcactttattaccttctatttcttactttatcaccttctatctcctactttatcatttttatactatattacctacacacttaaaacactaatctacaactccttaatttccgtgccaaaatcaaacgtgtcaagattcatggaacggagggagtatataggaATATTTAATAAAGCATTAATACAACATGACTTCACACTAAAATGTTATTTTTTCGACTTGAAAAATTTTATGTgcaatatatataggggtgggctaccgtgagagcacatcttaaaataagaaataagagcaattttcaatatatgaattttatgtagaacacgtatgaattccctgtataaaagtatgaattgtgaaaaataattttttgctacctttgggattcgaactcaggaccataaatccattcaacaggattacgaatcaaccgtagatcttgatgatctaagggctgaaaatgattctcattttatatcttaagaaatgctcttattttagcccttatatatatatatatatatatatatatatatatatataggggtgggctaccgtgagagcacatattaaaataagaaataagagcaatttttaatgtatgaattttatgtaaaacacgtatgaattcgctgtataaaggtatgaattgtgaaaaatatttttttgctacctttgggattcgaactcagggccataaatccatccaacatgattacgaatcaaccgtagatcttgatgatctaagagctgaaaatgatttttattttatatcttaagaaatgctcttattttagcccttccctatatatatatatatatatatatagggttagcttatattgagattttaaatattttgagattttgagataaatgaacatatcaataaattctttgaacataaccaatataactgatgaacatatgaatctatttaatttatttaaaaaacatgccacttgtagggattgaaccccagaccaacgcgcgttcataaaaattaattgacaagttcatcaaaatgtacttatatgttcatttatctcaaaatctcaaaatatatataaatctcaattgaaccaattcctatatatatatatatatatatatatatatatatataggcaaggttcaatgaagaagtcaTATTTTTAAAGAATGGAGAAGGAATCACATTCGTTGGTTTGTCAAGATCTAACGGTAGTCAATAATTTGCTGAGATGCGTTTTTTTATAGATTAAATGATACTATTGTCAATTACTAATTATTATAACCGTAAATTACCTTAATTAACTAtaatcaaattttttttattataggaGATATAACTTGCAGATGCGTTACGTTCCTCCATTCACGGAATCAAATAGTATTCGGTATTGATACAAATTCTCCCATATAACTTATATGAAGACACATTATTAACTTCTTGTTGTTGTTCCACTCT harbors:
- the LOC131013165 gene encoding uncharacterized protein LOC131013165, giving the protein MAYNVGRTQSLGAYSPEQKAAQTTVTSIYQTHIAGYWRNVTVTWSKNLMNYSLSIAVDSVDQNDVIYTCKIDLKPWHFWAKKGYKCLEVDGTQLEAYWDLKSAKFSAGPEPISDYYVALVAHNEVVLLLGDNKKKAYKRTKARPALVEPVIFYKKENVFGKKSFSTRARFDQRKRDHDIVVESSTSGEKDPEMWISIDGIILIHIQNLQWKFRGNQTVLVNKQPVEVFWDVHAWLFCAPGTHHGLFIFKSTDFDDENESSLSESRCDESECSGNSRYFSVDGYSKGVEFCLFLYAWKVE